The following coding sequences are from one Arachis hypogaea cultivar Tifrunner chromosome 7, arahy.Tifrunner.gnm2.J5K5, whole genome shotgun sequence window:
- the LOC112703017 gene encoding uncharacterized protein: MATATGAEESELNTYWCHECDMSVALSSSRSSPLMCPHCRTHFLELMDSPSQNDAVAPLSSLSLFDSPFFHRLIHHHLVSNSNTNTTDSPNDDVAFEDPLSLLSPSLISSKTASSKSSATAVPVILVTSALLSQLDPTGVVSCAVCKDDIEIDEEAKQLPCNHLYHSDCITPWLELHDSCPLCRFRLSAAEEEAEGEEEDGLDGALTSSEIRSQLRAAMVRLSELMEEEEDDFYGLRTTLNHIASRHGLIGSNGASVVSEEGEGGDSENFSRIGGGNGSE; the protein is encoded by the coding sequence ATGGCGACGGCGACGGGGGCGGAGGAATCAGAACTCAATACCTATTGGTGCCACGAATGCGACATGAGCGTCGCCCTCTCCTCTTCCCGTTCTTCCCCTCTCATGTGTCCCCACTGCCGCACCCACTTCCTAGAACTCATGGACTCACCTTCCCAAAACGACGCCGTTGCACcactctcctctctctccctctttgaTTCCCCCTTCTTTCACCGCCTAATCCACCACCACCTCGTTTCCAACTCCAATACCAACACCACCGACAGTCCAAACGACGACGTTGCTTTCGAGGACCCACTGTCTTTACTCTCCCCGTCCCTGATTTCCTCCAAAACAGCGTCGTCCAAGTCCTCCGCAACCGCCGTCCCCGTAATTCTTGTCACCTCCGCGTTGCTCTCCCAGCTCGATCCAACCGGTGTCGTTTCGTGCGCGGTGTGCAAGGACGACATTGAAATCGACGAGGAAGCAAAGCAGCTTCCGTGTAACCACCTTTACCACTCCGATTGCATCACGCCGTGGCTCGAACTCCACGATTCGTGCCCGCTCTGCCGGTTCCGACTTTCGGCGGCAGAGGAGGAGGCGGAAGGGGAGGAAGAAGACGGCCTCGATGGTGCTTTGACGTCGAGCGAGATCAGGAGTCAGCTGAGGGCGGCGATGGTGAGGCTTTCGGAGCTAATGGAGGAAGAGGAGGATGATTTCTACGGGTTGAGGACCACTCTGAATCACATTGCCTCAAGGCACGGCTTGATTGGCTCCAATGGTGCATCTGTGGTGAGCGAGGAGGGTGAGGGTGGTGATTCGGAGAATTTTTCCAGAATCGGTGGTGGCAATGGCAGTGAATGA